A stretch of the Solanum dulcamara chromosome 6, daSolDulc1.2, whole genome shotgun sequence genome encodes the following:
- the LOC129891864 gene encoding G-type lectin S-receptor-like serine/threonine-protein kinase SD2-5 has translation MRFYHRKLGEGGFGSVYEGTLSNGTKIAVKHLDGLGHMMESFLTEAKIVGGIHHVNLVKLIGFCAENSQRLLIYEHMVNGSLDRWIYQKNQENGLTWHARRRIITDIAKGLAYLHDECSQKIIHLDIKPQNILLDQGFNAKISDFWLSKLIEKDKSKVVTRMRGTPGYLAPEWLRSVITEKVDVYAFGIVLLEVLCGRKNLDLSQADEDVHLLSVFEIKVEQQQLMDIVDKNNEDMQIHKEAVTEMMSIAAWCLQGDFTKRPSMSLVVKALEGFVSVETNLDYDFTSLPEVAADNQQREDTISLMLPSIISGPR, from the coding sequence cAGAAAGCTCGGGGAAGGAGGATTTGGCTCGGTATATGAAGGAACACTGAGTAATGGCACCAAAATAGCTGTGAAGCATCTGGATGGTCTAGGTCATATGATGGAATCATTCTTAACAGAAGCAAAGATAGTCGGTGGCATTCACCACGTCAATCTGGTAAAACTCATTGGATTTTGTGCTGAAAATAGCCAAAGGCTTCTGATCTATGAACACATGGTAAATGGATCATTAGATAGGTGGATTTAtcagaaaaatcaagaaaatgggcTTACATGGCATGCAAGGCGAAGGATAATAACAGATATTGCCAAAGGGTTAGCTTATCTTCATGATGAATGCAGCCAGAAGATAATTCATTTAGACATCAAACCACAAAACATACTTTTAGACCAAGGTTTCAATGCTAAGATCTCTGATTTTTGGCTGTCGAAACTGATTGAGAAAGACAAAAGCAAAGTTGTAACTAGGATGAGAGGAACACCAGGGTATTTGGCCCCTGAATGGTTGAGGTCGGTAATCACTGAGAAAGTAGACGTGTATGCCTTTGGAATTGTGCTCTTGGAAGTTCTCTGTGGGCGAAAGAATTTGGATTTGTCCCAGGCTGATGAAGATGTCCATTTATTAAGTGTTTTTGAAATAAAAGTGGAGCAACAGCAGCTTATGGATATTGTTGACAAAAACAATGAGGATATGCAGATCCACAAAGAAGCAGTGACAGAAATGATGAGCATTGCTGCATGGTGTCTACAGGGAGATTTCACAAAGAGGCCTTCCATGTCATTGGTGGTTAAGGCATTGGAAGGTTTTGTGTCTGTTGAAACAAACTTGGATTACGATTTCACAAGCCTACCTGAGGTTGCGGCAGACAACCAACAGAGGGAAGACACTATCAGTTTAATGTTGCCTTCAATTATATCCGGGCCAAGGTGA